The proteins below come from a single Juglans regia cultivar Chandler chromosome 12, Walnut 2.0, whole genome shotgun sequence genomic window:
- the LOC109005919 gene encoding SAC3 family protein B isoform X2 translates to MYSAYTGFGKDSGPNRPPESHVPNFGSFSRPPSDSPSTPLFPIPAPLRSPSPRAPGTLQRVPSPPLALESSGPAVSSAYQRSLGVRRGPEAALSRPLTLESYHSAVSPPYSSAGVHRGPEAGFSRPLALESTRSAASPPNSSTGVHGQQFLHTDRPASFSTSLDNRPILPGGYANYVAYQNQSSVSPYLGSYASGRGFLTNHEGVQVLKRNRSPPLPAGSEVPREDSHFSGNGSRRFPTPATNPDSEVVATKRTSSPALKRTRSPSSLPSGQLFPENSFSTQDDTEREMEAKAKRLARFKVELSQNVQGNPDFADQLDSANRNEETIAERKKYAGNQSAELTGDFSHAHVLSDFDGHEPSTIIIGMCPDMCPESERAERERKGDLDQYERVGGDRNQTSKSLAVKKYTRTAEREASLIRPMPILQETIDYLLNLLDQPYDDRFLGIYNFLWDRMRAIRMDLRMQHIFDHGAILMLEQMIRLHIIAMHELCEHTKGEGFSEGFDAHLNIEQMNKTSVELFQIYDDHRKKGISVPTEKEFRGYYALLKLDKHPGYKVEAAELSLDLAKMTPEIRQTPEVLFARDVARSCRTGNFIAFFRLARRASYLQACLMHAHFAKLRTLALASLHSGLQNNQGLPVSHVAKWLGMEEEDIESLLQYHGFSIKVFEEPYMMKEGPFLNRDKDYPTKCSELVYLKRSGSIVEDVLPPTQAISLPAEAVSIPSDERESSVCTSNEEMADLETFSSSTDSQQRQPVIISPTVTKQSQNDHQAAGASNPPWGFSLSHSSPKSQLAKVEIVAKQNFDDLFRNSLERNMHFQKEAMTLQDVSKTAVKERYSDGKKDCEVEKIGPPSVVINRLEDAEPSDIHKENTYQNDIHKENDVSTVPANDHAEETAEAKLKLFLRLWKRRCAKRRLFRKQMQVAASAALDSLSLGPPIQQKKEQPSNFGEFDIDHVMRERHKKHAESWSRLNVSDVIAGTLSKRNPDAKCLCWKIIVCSQMNNLEKVKLEQRSQVALPAAWLLSKLMPSSKNEDDNDLLMSSPGLSIWSKWVPSRDGAYQTCCLSVVKETEFDILDETVSGASAVLFLVSEKLPWKHQRVRLQDLLMSIPSGSCLPLLILSCSNKEETSDSFSIVANELDLHNIDKSRISSFRVVSLILNLQMEHADGFFSDEQLREGLKWLASESPLQPALHNLRTRELVLSHLNSSLEVLERKNDFEVGPNNCISAFNEALDCSLGKINATAIADPIGWPCPEIALLEESSDERRSVKWYLPKIGWNSLGKIEPLLCALRDSKLPSFTDDISWLARGSYMGKEIKNQRLMLENCLIRYLTQSSKMMRYEEAMKEASIMLQKSARLELYNSSYRIVPNWVMIFRRIFNWRLMNLSSGTFSVAYVLECHIAPPVAGDVDMLRLEGSLTSPYYTSHPSLDEIIEVGCSPSSPGGGQPPPEQLQPLAWMPLHGEVCEAAEDERGIKQDGNLAITTDTSYRLDNTSTEIMVGGEASKEAENLSKLLEQCDIMQNMVDNKLSIYF, encoded by the exons ATGTACTCGGCGTATACGGGATTTGGCAAGGATTCTGGTCCAAATCGACCACCCGAATCCCACGTACCCAACTTTGGATCTTTCTCTCGCCCCCCGTCTGACTCTCCTTCTACTCCACTCTTTCCCATTCCCGCCCCTCTGCGATCTCCCAGTCCCAg GGCACCTGGAACTCTACAGAGAGTGCCATCGCCTCCTTTGGCTTTAGAGAGCAGCGGCCCTGCAgtcagttctgcttaccaaagaTCTCTTGGAGTTCGTAG GGGACCTGAAGCTGCATTGTCACGCCCGCTAACTCTTGAGAGCTACCATTCTGCTGTGAGTCCTCCTTATTCATCCGCAGGAGTCCATAG GGGACCTGAAGCTGGGTTTTCACGTCCATTAGCTCTTGAAAGCACCCGTTCTGCTGCAAGTCCTCCTAATTCATCCACAGGAGTCCATGGGCAACAATTCTTGCACACTGATAG GCCTGCTTCATTTTCGACTTCATTGGATAATAGGCCCATATTGCCTGGCGGTTATGCCAACTATGTGGCTTATCAAAACCAATCCTCGGTCTCACCTTATTTAGGTTCTTATGCCTCTGGAAGGGGCTTTTTAACTAATCATGAGGGTGTTCAAGTCTTGAAAAGAAACAGATCCCCACCTTTACCAGCTGGGAGTGAAGTGCCgcgggaagattcacatttctCTGGAAATGGCTCTAGAAG GTTTCCAACTCCTGCAACCAATCCTGATTCTGAAGTTGTGGCAACCAAGCGCACCAGCTCCCCTGCTCTCAAAAGAACAAGGTCACCTTCTTCACTTCCTAGCGGTCAACTCTTTCCAGAAAATTCCTTTTCCACCCAAGATGATACTGAACG AGAGATGGAAGCCAAGGCAAAGCGATTGGCCCGTTTCAAGGTTGAATTAAGTCAAAATGTGCAAGGCAATCCTGATTTTGCAGACCAACTAGATTCTGCAAATAGAAATGAAGAGACTATAGCAGAGAGGAAAAAATATGCTGGAAACCAGTCTGCAGAACTGACAGGGGATTTCTCCCATGCCCATGTTTTATCTGATTTTGATGGCCATGAACCATCTACTATTATTATTGGAATGTGTCCAGACATGTGTCCGG AGTCAGAAAGGGCAGAACGTGAAAGAAAGGGAGATCTAGACCAGTATGAACGAGTGGGTGGCGATAGAAACCAAACCAGCAAATCCCTTGCTGTAAAGAAG TATACTAGGACAGCTGAGAGGGAGGCGAGTTTGATACGTCCCATGCCAATCCTGCAGGAAACAATTGATTATCTGCTTAATTTGCTAGATCAGCCATATGATGACAGGTTTCTTGGCATATATAACTTCTTGTGGGATAGGATGAGGGCAATCCGAATGGACCTGAGGATGCAGCACATTTTCGACCACGGGGCTATTCTTATGCTGGAGCAGATG ATAAGACTTCACATAATTGCGATGCATGAATTATGTGAACACACCAAAGGAGAAGGCTTTTCTGAGGGATTTGATGCACACCTCAACATTGAACAGATGAATAAAACATCAGTTGAGTTGTTCCAAATCTATGATGATCACAGAAAGAAAGGCATAAGTGTGCCAACAGAAAAAGAGTTCCGGGGTTATTATGCACTTCTCAAACTGGACAAACATCCTGGATATAAA GTTGAAGCAGCAGAGCTCTCGCTCGATCTTGCAAAAATGACTCCAGAGATAAGACAGACTCCAGAAGTGCTATTTGCCCGTGATGTGGCAAG ATCTTGCAGAACAGGTAATTTTATTGCCTTCTTCCGGCTTGCTAGAAGGGCGAGTTACCTTCAAGCATGCCTTATGCATGCTCACTTCGCAAAG CTACGCACCCTGGCACTTGCTTCTCTACACTCGGGACTACAGAATAACCAAGGTCTCCCTGTTTCCCATGTTGCTAAGTGGCTTGGGATGGAG GAAGAGGACATTGAAAGTCTCTTACAGTATCATGGGTTCTCAATAAAGGTATTTGAGGAGCCTTATATGATGAAGGAAGGCCCATTTCTCAATCGGGATAAGGACTATCCTACCAAGTGTTCTGaacttgtttatttgaaaagGTCAGGGAGtatagttgaggatgttttacCTCCAACGCAAGCCATATCATTACCTGCTGAAGCTGTATCTATCCCTTCTGATGAAAGGGAAAGTTCTGTCTGTACAAGTAATGAAGAAATGGCTGATCTTGAAACCTTTTCATCCTCAACTGATAGCCAACAACGGCAGCCAGTAATCATCTCTCCAACAGTTACCAAACAGAGTCAAAATGACCATCAGGCAGCTGGAGCCTCTAATCCGCCTTGGGGTTTTTCGTTATCCCACAGTTCCCCTAAATCCCAGCTTGCTAAAGTTGAAATTGtagcaaaacaaaattttgatgATCTTTTCAGAAACTCCCTTGAAAGAAACATGCATTTTCAGAAGGAAGCAATGACGCTGCAGGATGTGTCAAAAACAGCTGTCAAAGAGAGATACTCGGATGGCAAAAAGGATTGTGAGGTGGAAAAAATTGGCCCCCCAAGCGTGGTTATTAATCGTTTGGAAGATGCAGAACCTTCAGATATTCATAAAGAAAATACTTATCAAAATGACattcataaagaaaatgatgttAGCACAGTTCCGGCAAATGATCATGCGGAAGAAACTGCTGAGGCAAAACTCAAGTTGTTCTTAAG GTTATGGAAGCGGCGTTGTGCAAAGCGACGGTTGTTCCGCAAACAAATGCAGGTAGCAGCAAGTGCTGCATTAGACTCATTATCATTGGGGCCGCCAATTCAACAGAAAAAGGAG CAACCGAGCAATTTTGGCGAGTTTGACATTGATCATGTTATGCGGGAGAGACATAAAAAGCATGCAGAATCATGGTCAAGACTTAATGTTTCAGATGTCATAGCTGGTACACTGAGCAAAAGAAATCCAGATGCTAAATGCCTATGCTGGAAAATTATTGTATGTTCTCAGATGAACAACCtggaaaaagttaaattggAGCAGAGGAGCCAAGTTGCTTTGCCTGCGGCATGGTTGCTTTCAAAACTCATGCCTTCCAGCAAAAATGAAGATGATAACGATCTGTTGATGTCATCTCCTGGGCTGTCAATATGGAGCAAATGGGTTCCTAGCCGAGATGGTGCATATCAGACCTGCTGCTTGTCTGTTGTCAAGGAAACAGAATTTGATATTCTAGATGAGACAGTATCCGGTGCAAGTGCGGTATTGTTCCTTGTATCTGAAAAGCTCCCATGGAAGCATCAAAGAGTCCGGCTTCAGGACCTTCTAATGTCAATACCTTCTGGTTCTTGCCTGCCCCTTCTGATTTTAAGTTGCTCAAACAAGGAAGAGACTTCAGATTCTTTCTCTATTGTGGCAAATGAATTGGACCTTCATAATATCGACAAGTCAAGGATAAGTAGCTTTCGGGTTGTTTCCCTCATTTTGAATCTCCAGATGGAACACGCAGATGGGTTTTTTAGTGACGAGCAATTAAGGGAAGGACTAAAATGGCTGGCAAGTGAATCACCCCTGCAACCTGCCCTGCATAATTTGAGAACACGAGAACTGGTTCTTTCTCACTTGAATTCTTCATTGGAGGTGCTTGAGAGAAAGAATGATTTTGAAGTGGGTCCTAATAATTGTATCTCTGCCTTCAATGAAGCCCTAGATTGTTCCTTGGGAAAAATCAATGCTACTGCAATCGCAGATCCTATTGGCTGGCCTTGTCCTGAGATTGCTTTGCTGGAGGAGTCTAGTGATGAACGCAGAAGTGTGAAGTGGTACTTACCGAAAATAGGATGGAATTCACTGGGAAAAATTGAACCACTGCTGTGTGCTCTAAGGGACTCTAAACTTCCATCTTTTACTGACGATATATCCTGGTTGGCCAGAGGATCTTATATGGGTAAGGAGATTAAGAACCAGAGATTAATGCTTGAAAATTGCTTGATCAGATACCTGACGCAATCAAGTAAGATGATGAGATATGAGGAGGCAATGAAGGAGGCATCCATAATGCTACAAAAAAGTGCTCGCCTTGAGCTTTATAACTCGAGTTACCGTATTGTTCCAAACTGGGTTATGATTTTCCGCAGAATTTTCAATTGGCGGTTAATGAATTTATCAAGTGGAACCTTCTCCGTGGCCTATGTTTTGGAGTGTCATATAGCTCCTCCTGTTGCGGGAGATGTTGATATGTTGAGGCTTGAAGGGAGTTTAACTTCACCTTATTATACAAGTCATCCATCGCTGGATGAAATAATTGAAGTTGGCTGCAGCCCCTCGTCACCGGGTGGGGGTCAGCCACCGCCAGAGCAGTTACAACCTCTTGCATGGATGCCCTTGCATGGTGAGGTTTGCGAGGCTGCTGAGGATGAAAGGGGTATTAAACAGGATGGCAATTTGGCGATCACCACTGACACGTCTTACAGATTAGACAATACTAGTACTGAAATAATGGTGGGTGGCGAAGCTTCCAAGGAAGCCGAAAATTTAAGCAAGTTACTGGAGCAGTGTGATATAATGCAGAACATGGTAGACAATAAGTtgtctatttatttttga